One Bacillus carboniphilus genomic window carries:
- a CDS encoding DUF2975 domain-containing protein, protein MKRGSTLFLKLSVFLIGAPVLALCVFGVPWLVKHPVNPDFAYILYPIIIGMYASAIPFFIALYQAFKLLSYIDKNQAFSELSVKALKHIKVCAITISGLYTAIMPFVFYLAEIDDAPGLIIIGGIPIFGALVIAVFAAVLQRLLQEAINIKSENDLTV, encoded by the coding sequence ATGAAACGAGGATCAACCCTCTTTTTAAAGTTATCTGTTTTTCTTATCGGAGCTCCAGTTCTTGCTTTATGTGTATTTGGAGTGCCTTGGTTAGTTAAACATCCAGTTAATCCAGACTTTGCCTATATCCTATATCCCATTATTATAGGTATGTATGCATCGGCAATACCGTTTTTCATTGCCTTGTATCAAGCATTTAAACTATTAAGCTATATTGACAAAAACCAAGCTTTCTCGGAGTTGTCGGTTAAAGCCCTAAAACATATTAAAGTTTGTGCAATCACAATCAGTGGTTTGTATACAGCCATTATGCCATTTGTTTTTTACTTGGCAGAGATAGACGATGCTCCAGGACTCATTATAATTGGTGGAATCCCGATTTTCGGTGCATTGGTCATTGCAGTCTTTGCGGCTGTCCTCCAAAGGCTTTTACAAGAAGCGATTAACATAAAATCAGAAAATGATTTAACGGTCTGA
- a CDS encoding DUF5667 domain-containing protein codes for MEKFYKVLRSGFIVSAFALTLGTGQALAEEQETVDESQAIESESLETTVEESTQEEETTETAPVEEVTEPENTEGTEEAETEETTEEESVEEPALLPDDLFYFVKTLMENVQLALTFDDVEEAALLVEFAEERIKEAEALLAQGEEELANETLQLAIEQQEQALAKYEEAEATDEEEATEESETEIEGEEAASEDEEAEEVDPVRAELEAKFSANIAALSAAFEKIENPKAKEALEKNIAKAQEKLEKKINKKLAKMAKNDSETETEEATVDSEVEDVVEESTTEEIDLVEAEESAEAVVEEEEATEDDKEVVKVEKTSPKSEEKKQAAQEKAVEKQKAAQEKAEEKQKAAKEKAAEKQIDTEENVEEEQSDTEEEEAEEDEEEEKVEKKQEKGSKGQSQEKGKGK; via the coding sequence ATGGAGAAGTTTTACAAGGTTTTAAGATCGGGTTTTATTGTATCTGCTTTTGCTTTGACTTTGGGTACGGGACAAGCTCTCGCGGAGGAGCAGGAGACAGTTGATGAATCTCAAGCAATAGAAAGTGAAAGTTTAGAAACAACAGTTGAGGAGTCAACTCAAGAGGAAGAAACAACAGAGACTGCTCCTGTAGAGGAAGTTACGGAGCCTGAAAACACTGAAGGTACAGAGGAAGCTGAAACAGAAGAAACAACCGAAGAAGAGAGTGTAGAAGAACCTGCTCTTCTTCCAGATGATTTATTTTATTTTGTAAAAACATTGATGGAAAATGTTCAGCTTGCCCTAACGTTTGATGATGTTGAAGAAGCTGCATTGTTAGTTGAATTTGCTGAAGAGCGTATTAAAGAAGCGGAAGCCTTGTTAGCTCAAGGTGAAGAAGAGCTAGCGAATGAAACTTTACAACTGGCAATTGAACAACAAGAGCAAGCATTAGCTAAATATGAAGAGGCTGAAGCCACTGATGAGGAAGAAGCAACAGAAGAAAGTGAAACTGAAATAGAAGGCGAAGAGGCTGCATCAGAGGACGAAGAAGCGGAAGAAGTTGATCCGGTTCGGGCTGAACTTGAGGCTAAATTCTCCGCAAATATTGCAGCACTATCAGCGGCCTTTGAAAAAATCGAAAATCCTAAAGCAAAAGAGGCTTTAGAAAAGAATATTGCGAAAGCACAAGAGAAGCTAGAGAAAAAAATCAATAAGAAATTAGCAAAAATGGCAAAGAACGATTCTGAGACAGAGACAGAAGAAGCAACGGTTGATTCAGAGGTAGAAGATGTCGTTGAAGAATCAACTACAGAAGAAATAGACTTGGTGGAAGCTGAAGAAAGTGCTGAAGCGGTCGTCGAGGAAGAAGAAGCTACTGAAGATGATAAAGAAGTGGTAAAAGTGGAGAAGACATCTCCAAAGTCTGAAGAAAAGAAACAGGCTGCTCAAGAAAAAGCAGTAGAAAAGCAAAAAGCGGCTCAGGAAAAAGCTGAAGAAAAACAAAAGGCTGCTAAAGAAAAAGCAGCAGAGAAACAAATTGATACAGAGGAAAATGTCGAGGAAGAACAAAGTGATACTGAAGAAGAAGAAGCTGAAGAAGATGAGGAAGAAGAAAAAGTAGAGAAGAAGCAAGAAAAGGGCAGTAAAGGTCAGAGCCAAGAAAAAGGTAAAGGTAAATAG
- a CDS encoding GNAT family N-acetyltransferase: MDDYYVSVDFHSNLDVETEFIIYCDVKVTLTNMFTDETTSIGSATLYLINTSEQSWNSIFSATDDTSADLSQIVFNLSDISKTDYIDLIAILDRIQIDESFRGKGYGTEALSEIMKFLQVLKVDYLAVIPFPFEEEDKTSQDGIQKLIRFYGKFDLEVVKEVSETEYIMGRNFILSR; this comes from the coding sequence ATGGACGATTATTATGTATCTGTAGATTTTCATTCTAACTTAGATGTTGAGACTGAGTTTATTATATATTGCGATGTAAAAGTCACGCTAACTAACATGTTTACTGATGAAACAACGAGTATTGGTTCTGCTACACTTTATTTAATTAACACTTCAGAACAAAGCTGGAACTCGATATTTTCAGCTACTGATGATACTTCTGCTGATTTATCTCAAATTGTCTTCAACCTTTCTGACATTTCTAAGACTGATTATATAGACCTTATCGCCATTCTTGACCGCATCCAAATAGATGAATCTTTCAGAGGTAAGGGGTACGGGACAGAAGCTCTATCAGAGATCATGAAGTTTCTACAAGTACTAAAAGTAGACTACTTAGCTGTAATCCCCTTTCCTTTTGAAGAGGAAGACAAGACCTCACAAGATGGAATTCAAAAGCTCATTAGGTTTTATGGTAAGTTTGATTTGGAAGTTGTTAAAGAGGTTTCAGAAACTGAGTACATTATGGGGAGAAACTTTATACTTTCTAGATAG
- a CDS encoding GNAT family N-acetyltransferase, with the protein MVPILEELTKGKIEKAIRENFEDFYKMAPKNKFKYLEKDGVKWVSSVLPHPLFNRVVATDCSKEELPNILNEISQYFQAKKLPFLWMNWTGVDQSDSLISFLEENGFWKIIFTIGMALRLEKLRVPQPKVKGLEIVEVKSDKDFAIFMEVLQSGFEATDEIAQGYQVMNKAILEKPEHGTHYLASYKGKVVAVSSVIYGSGVAGIYNVSTLKRARGKGFGRAVTFVPLLEAKSKGYKLAVLHSSVAGYNVYKGLGFEEYYEIGLYMRDSEI; encoded by the coding sequence GTGGTACCGATTTTAGAAGAGTTAACAAAGGGGAAAATAGAAAAGGCAATACGGGAAAATTTTGAAGACTTCTATAAAATGGCCCCTAAGAACAAATTTAAATATCTAGAGAAGGATGGCGTCAAATGGGTTTCTAGTGTTTTACCTCATCCTTTGTTTAACCGTGTGGTAGCTACAGATTGCAGTAAAGAAGAGCTGCCCAACATTCTGAATGAAATATCTCAATACTTTCAAGCTAAAAAGCTACCGTTTCTATGGATGAATTGGACGGGAGTGGATCAGTCAGACTCTCTTATAAGTTTCTTAGAGGAGAATGGGTTTTGGAAAATTATTTTTACAATCGGAATGGCACTTAGGTTAGAAAAGCTGAGGGTACCGCAACCGAAAGTGAAAGGATTAGAAATAGTAGAAGTAAAATCGGATAAGGATTTTGCAATCTTTATGGAAGTGTTGCAATCTGGCTTTGAGGCAACGGATGAAATTGCGCAAGGATATCAAGTGATGAATAAAGCTATCTTAGAAAAGCCAGAACACGGCACACATTATCTTGCCAGTTACAAAGGCAAGGTGGTAGCTGTATCATCCGTCATATATGGCTCAGGCGTTGCAGGGATATATAATGTGAGTACACTAAAAAGGGCTAGAGGCAAAGGTTTTGGTAGAGCGGTAACTTTTGTGCCACTATTAGAAGCTAAATCCAAAGGATACAAACTAGCGGTTCTTCACTCAAGTGTGGCTGGATATAACGTATATAAAGGATTAGGGTTTGAAGAGTATTATGAGATTGGGTTATATATGAGAGATAGTGAGATTTGA
- a CDS encoding alpha/beta hydrolase translates to MKSQTPKKIVVDRTPDVPYENVTFKSGTNGVKGWFIPSKISGGKSPLIIIIHGWGSNRSRMKRYIKPLYSEGYSLLLFDVRSHGESEDVKAPTVKIFREDVIAAIQYAKSRNEIDPNRIGILAHSFGGLGSIIANQEDLGIQAVVADSIPVQFSTIMKAALKMYKMPYYPLGPMMINIMFIRAGISRNELKEYDVPKALRNRKSAVFLVHSKKDDFVPSTELDYIVRQVDIPHIYVESKGHRSSETDPKFWNHVLPFFHNHLHGTGGQVSCPTKMPL, encoded by the coding sequence GTGAAAAGTCAAACTCCCAAAAAAATCGTAGTTGATCGAACACCTGATGTCCCTTATGAGAATGTAACATTTAAGAGTGGTACAAATGGAGTGAAAGGGTGGTTCATTCCATCAAAAATAAGTGGTGGAAAAAGCCCTCTCATCATTATAATTCATGGCTGGGGATCTAACCGTTCGCGAATGAAGAGATATATAAAACCTCTCTATAGTGAGGGGTATTCCTTATTGCTTTTCGATGTAAGAAGTCATGGCGAAAGTGAAGATGTTAAAGCACCAACGGTTAAAATATTCAGGGAGGATGTGATTGCTGCGATTCAATATGCCAAATCAAGGAATGAAATTGACCCAAATAGGATTGGTATCCTAGCTCATTCCTTTGGTGGTTTAGGCAGCATCATAGCAAATCAAGAAGATCTAGGAATTCAAGCAGTAGTAGCAGATTCCATTCCTGTTCAATTCAGTACCATCATGAAGGCTGCTTTAAAAATGTATAAAATGCCCTATTATCCTTTAGGACCTATGATGATAAACATTATGTTTATAAGAGCAGGTATATCTAGAAACGAGTTAAAAGAATATGATGTTCCAAAAGCTCTGAGAAACAGAAAATCAGCCGTTTTTCTGGTCCACTCGAAAAAGGACGACTTTGTTCCTTCCACCGAGTTAGATTACATTGTAAGACAGGTAGATATCCCGCATATCTATGTGGAAAGTAAAGGGCACCGAAGCTCAGAAACCGACCCCAAATTTTGGAACCATGTCCTGCCATTCTTCCACAACCACCTGCATGGGACAGGGGGACAGGTTTCGTGTCCCACAAAAATGCCCCTTTAA
- a CDS encoding cupin domain-containing protein — translation MYRNPYYQNQWSSPIHQTNWGYNWGPQQQNYWNQQYWDHYYTNRVQDYGPNPFVINIEEATKQNNTFRTALWTGDHLQLTLMSINVGEDIGLENHPNLDQFLRVEEGQGMVMMGKRKDKLNFQQRVSDDFAIIIPAGTWHNVINTGNTPLKMYSIYAPPQHPFGTVHQTKAEAMAAEEEHHS, via the coding sequence ATGTACCGAAATCCATACTATCAGAATCAATGGTCTAGTCCGATTCATCAGACGAATTGGGGATACAACTGGGGCCCTCAGCAACAAAACTACTGGAATCAGCAATACTGGGATCATTATTACACAAATAGAGTACAAGATTATGGACCGAATCCTTTTGTTATTAACATCGAAGAAGCAACAAAACAAAACAATACGTTCCGAACCGCATTATGGACAGGAGACCACTTACAACTGACTTTAATGAGCATTAACGTAGGGGAAGACATTGGACTAGAAAACCACCCGAACTTGGACCAATTCCTTCGTGTTGAAGAAGGACAGGGAATGGTAATGATGGGGAAAAGAAAAGACAAACTAAATTTCCAACAAAGAGTTTCTGATGATTTTGCTATCATTATACCAGCTGGAACATGGCACAATGTCATCAATACAGGGAATACACCATTAAAAATGTACTCCATCTACGCGCCTCCACAGCATCCATTTGGTACAGTTCATCAAACAAAAGCTGAGGCAATGGCGGCGGAAGAAGAGCATCATTCATAA
- a CDS encoding YheC/YheD family protein, which yields MRKPIIGVLTWRDGFRFKEPAYFRQLGLEGQALGVILYFFSPADVDFGSNQVSGVYLKEDGSWASKWFMRPDIVIDRFRFTTDPAFKEYVALRKASGFSYANNRLGNKWKVHRALMKNEVLHKWLPKTVLYSRVQLLQMLESDSVVYVKPVNGTGGRGIMKISKDTDGYYVLGRNHVREIFNTKQSSFTALSKFLEQHLSKGKHIIQQGLSLNLIKDRAVDMRILIQKNGNGEWDITGSGMRVGSHHSATSNLHGGGKSNPPQDLLMKCFTLEKTQAILADCRRLAYATAQTVEEQFGRMIELGLDVGVEINGRCWLIEVNPKPGREIFMKLGELSTYREAVRRPLEYCLFLLQTFRS from the coding sequence ATGAGAAAACCGATAATTGGGGTCCTTACTTGGAGAGATGGGTTTCGTTTTAAAGAGCCTGCTTACTTTAGGCAGTTGGGGTTGGAAGGCCAAGCTTTAGGAGTCATACTTTATTTTTTCTCACCTGCTGATGTAGATTTTGGCTCGAACCAAGTATCTGGGGTTTATCTAAAAGAAGATGGGAGCTGGGCATCCAAGTGGTTCATGCGGCCGGACATTGTGATAGACCGGTTTCGGTTTACGACGGATCCCGCTTTTAAAGAGTATGTAGCTTTAAGGAAGGCATCCGGTTTTAGTTATGCGAACAATCGGTTGGGCAACAAGTGGAAGGTTCATCGTGCACTGATGAAAAATGAGGTACTGCACAAATGGCTTCCGAAAACGGTGTTGTATTCGAGGGTTCAGTTACTTCAGATGCTGGAAAGTGATTCTGTTGTGTATGTTAAGCCTGTTAACGGGACTGGTGGAAGAGGGATTATGAAGATATCTAAAGATACGGACGGATATTATGTGCTCGGCCGGAACCATGTACGAGAGATTTTTAATACAAAGCAATCTTCTTTCACTGCATTATCTAAGTTTCTTGAACAACACTTGTCGAAAGGAAAACATATCATTCAACAAGGGCTATCCCTTAACCTAATTAAGGATCGGGCTGTTGATATGCGGATTCTCATTCAAAAGAACGGTAATGGTGAATGGGACATCACTGGTTCAGGGATGCGGGTTGGGAGCCATCACTCCGCCACTTCTAACCTACATGGGGGTGGGAAGTCAAATCCACCACAGGACTTATTGATGAAATGCTTCACACTAGAAAAAACACAAGCAATTTTGGCTGATTGTCGGAGGTTAGCTTATGCAACAGCGCAGACAGTCGAAGAACAGTTTGGGAGAATGATAGAGCTTGGACTTGATGTAGGAGTTGAAATCAATGGTCGATGTTGGTTGATTGAGGTCAATCCTAAGCCTGGTCGTGAGATTTTTATGAAATTGGGAGAGTTGAGTACGTATAGGGAGGCTGTTAGGAGGCCATTGGAGTATTGTTTGTTTCTTTTACAAACATTTAGAAGCTAG
- a CDS encoding mechanosensitive ion channel family protein — translation MDLIYNKLIEYGMEPVLADYMAVIIMILFIAILCIIANFITKKIVMRIITHFITNNKFTWDDKLLERKVFHRLSHIVPAIIIYSFAPTFEEFQSIIEKGAIAYIIVVGLIVINNFLNAFNDIYQTFEISKTKPIKGYIQVAKIVVFILGGIVIIADLIGESPFILLSGFGALSAVILLVFKDSILGLVAGIQLAANDMVRVGDWIEMPKYQADGDIIDISLNTVKVQNWDKTITTIPSYALVSDSFKNWRGMEAAGGRRIKRPLFIDTTSISFCTEEMLEKFKSIQYLSTYITNKETEIAEYNAKVDKRNRVNGRALTNIGVFRVYINHYLQNHKGIRQDMTLMVRQLEPTEHGLPLEIYAFTNDIRWAIYESIQSDIFDHLFAVAPEFGLRVFQNPSGNDFRQLLGTEGTGSVSHMLGE, via the coding sequence ATGGATCTGATTTACAACAAACTAATAGAATACGGGATGGAGCCGGTTCTTGCGGATTATATGGCTGTTATTATTATGATCCTGTTTATAGCCATCCTTTGTATCATCGCGAACTTTATCACGAAGAAAATCGTAATGAGGATTATCACTCATTTTATAACAAATAACAAATTCACATGGGATGATAAGCTGCTGGAACGGAAGGTATTTCACCGGTTATCCCACATAGTACCGGCCATCATTATTTATTCCTTTGCCCCAACCTTTGAAGAATTTCAGTCAATCATTGAAAAAGGGGCCATTGCCTATATCATTGTTGTAGGGCTTATTGTCATTAACAACTTCTTAAATGCGTTTAATGATATTTATCAAACCTTTGAAATTTCTAAAACAAAGCCTATAAAGGGATACATACAGGTAGCTAAAATTGTTGTGTTCATCCTTGGCGGTATTGTAATTATTGCTGATTTAATCGGGGAAAGCCCATTTATTCTCCTCAGCGGTTTTGGTGCACTGTCGGCGGTAATTCTTTTAGTATTCAAGGATTCTATTCTTGGACTTGTAGCGGGGATTCAGTTAGCGGCCAACGATATGGTGCGTGTGGGTGACTGGATTGAAATGCCGAAATATCAGGCAGACGGTGACATTATTGATATCTCCCTCAACACAGTAAAAGTCCAAAACTGGGACAAAACCATTACAACGATTCCAAGCTATGCGCTGGTATCCGACTCTTTTAAAAACTGGAGAGGGATGGAAGCAGCAGGTGGACGACGAATCAAGCGACCTTTATTTATCGACACCACTAGTATTTCGTTCTGTACTGAAGAAATGCTAGAGAAATTTAAGTCCATTCAATACCTGTCCACTTACATAACAAACAAAGAAACAGAAATTGCGGAGTACAATGCCAAAGTGGATAAAAGAAATCGGGTAAATGGGCGAGCTCTAACGAACATCGGGGTATTTAGAGTGTACATCAACCATTACCTTCAAAATCATAAAGGAATCAGGCAAGACATGACCTTAATGGTCCGACAATTAGAACCAACCGAACACGGTCTTCCGCTAGAAATCTATGCATTCACCAACGATATCCGCTGGGCAATATACGAATCCATCCAATCCGATATCTTCGACCACCTATTTGCGGTCGCACCAGAATTCGGACTAAGAGTATTCCAAAACCCATCCGGAAACGACTTCCGACAACTCCTAGGGACAGAGGGGACAGGTTCGGTGTCCCACATGCTAGGTGAATAG
- a CDS encoding TetR/AcrR family transcriptional regulator yields MRKGEKTKQQIIIMATDVFNQKGYFGTSLTDIMNATGLKKGGIYNHFENKEELAIASFDYAIEVMTQTYANAIKGKKSAIDQLVALFSIYENVIEDPPLKGGCPILNTAVESDDTNPVLREKAQEAMSKWLRLLQVTIRKGIKRNEIRPTVNIESLSSFITSTIEGAVMLSKLYNTNIYMKHAINNLTEHIDGLRVR; encoded by the coding sequence ATGAGAAAAGGTGAGAAAACTAAACAGCAGATTATCATTATGGCTACTGACGTTTTTAATCAGAAGGGGTATTTTGGAACTTCACTCACTGATATTATGAACGCGACCGGTTTAAAAAAAGGGGGAATTTATAATCATTTTGAGAATAAAGAGGAGCTGGCCATTGCATCTTTTGACTACGCGATAGAGGTCATGACCCAAACATATGCCAATGCAATCAAAGGAAAGAAATCTGCGATTGACCAGTTAGTAGCGCTTTTTTCTATTTATGAAAATGTAATCGAAGATCCTCCATTAAAAGGAGGCTGCCCCATCCTAAACACCGCGGTAGAGAGCGACGATACGAATCCCGTTTTACGTGAAAAGGCTCAAGAGGCGATGTCGAAATGGCTAAGATTATTACAAGTAACGATTCGTAAAGGAATCAAGAGAAATGAGATTCGGCCAACTGTTAATATCGAATCCCTTTCCTCATTCATTACCTCTACCATCGAAGGGGCCGTTATGCTTAGTAAGCTATACAATACCAATATTTATATGAAGCATGCCATAAACAATTTAACAGAACACATTGATGGCTTACGTGTTCGTTAA
- a CDS encoding indolepyruvate ferredoxin oxidoreductase subunit alpha, whose protein sequence is MPFVITSPCIEEKAADCVDVCPVDCIAEGEDQFYIDPDICIDCGACEAVCPVDAIFHEEEVPEGEEKYIQKAIDFYNNR, encoded by the coding sequence ATGCCTTTCGTTATCACATCCCCATGTATCGAAGAAAAAGCGGCAGACTGCGTCGATGTCTGTCCTGTTGATTGTATTGCTGAGGGGGAAGATCAATTTTATATAGACCCAGATATTTGTATTGACTGCGGTGCCTGTGAAGCTGTATGTCCAGTTGATGCTATTTTTCACGAGGAAGAAGTACCTGAGGGAGAAGAAAAGTATATCCAGAAGGCTATTGATTTTTATAATAACCGTTAA
- a CDS encoding class I SAM-dependent methyltransferase: MNIQNKKAWEYRAYEFWNKKYGSPIERAKQIVANPRASLKKHQEYFDYIEGLKIANICGSNGRKAVPLSLLGADVTLFDISEENKRYALELAHHANTSIDYIVGDIYDLDINRFADYFDILYLEGGILHYFHDIDKFMTILFTILKEGGKMILSDFHPLRRCIGPNNQYEDNYFDQEVQSGDVAYKQFFDERDQQDFPDVLVKPYTLSEIINSVISSGFTLQKFDEHRGWNHENMPWEFTIQAVK; this comes from the coding sequence ATGAATATCCAAAATAAAAAAGCATGGGAATATCGGGCATACGAGTTTTGGAATAAAAAATACGGTTCACCGATAGAGAGGGCCAAACAAATAGTAGCAAACCCCAGAGCTAGCTTAAAGAAACATCAAGAGTACTTTGACTACATTGAGGGATTAAAGATTGCAAATATTTGTGGATCGAACGGGAGGAAAGCAGTTCCATTATCCCTACTGGGAGCTGACGTAACTCTATTTGATATATCAGAGGAAAATAAGAGATATGCCCTTGAGCTAGCTCACCATGCAAACACTTCAATAGATTACATAGTCGGAGATATTTACGACTTGGACATCAATAGATTTGCAGATTACTTTGATATTCTCTATCTCGAAGGCGGCATATTGCACTACTTTCATGATATTGATAAATTCATGACCATTCTGTTTACGATTTTAAAAGAGGGCGGGAAAATGATCTTAAGTGACTTTCATCCACTAAGGAGATGCATAGGTCCTAATAATCAATATGAGGATAACTACTTTGACCAGGAAGTCCAAAGCGGAGATGTAGCCTATAAACAATTTTTCGATGAACGAGATCAACAAGATTTCCCTGATGTATTGGTTAAGCCGTATACTTTGAGTGAAATTATAAATTCAGTTATTTCATCAGGATTCACCTTACAAAAATTTGACGAACACCGCGGTTGGAATCATGAAAATATGCCATGGGAGTTTACGATACAAGCTGTAAAATAA
- a CDS encoding nuclear transport factor 2 family protein → MSTNPTLKEKAVSFLQLVAQGNIREAYDRYIAPDFLHHNPYFPGDADSLMHAMEEDASQNPNKTLDVKLAIQENDKVMVFSHIKQNPEDLGFAVVHICRFQDNQIVEMWDLGQAVPGESPNENGIF, encoded by the coding sequence ATGAGCACCAATCCAACTTTAAAAGAAAAAGCTGTTTCTTTTTTACAACTTGTAGCCCAAGGGAATATTCGAGAAGCATACGACCGTTACATAGCACCTGACTTTCTTCACCACAATCCATACTTCCCTGGAGATGCAGATTCACTTATGCATGCAATGGAAGAGGACGCTTCCCAGAATCCTAACAAGACACTTGATGTGAAACTAGCCATTCAAGAGAATGATAAAGTAATGGTTTTCTCACATATTAAGCAAAATCCAGAGGATCTAGGATTTGCCGTTGTACATATCTGCCGGTTCCAAGACAACCAAATCGTTGAAATGTGGGATTTAGGACAAGCTGTTCCTGGGGAATCTCCGAATGAGAATGGAATTTTTTAA
- a CDS encoding YhgE/Pip domain-containing protein — MRRTNKILLVLAAVLLVVPNLFVTATSDDSKSSGTEEKTSHDKGTISSKDEVVYAKLSATGERQEIYVVNILDIEKAGQVVDYGPYSSLKNLTDLAELQQKDGEVEFTAPEGKFYYQGNMNEESLPWDVSVAYLLDGKEIDPKELAGKDGHVQIRIATSANEAVDPVFFNNYLLQISLSLNLERYSNIQAPDGMLANAGKNKQVTFTIMPEKEEELVVEADVVKFELDGIDITAIPSSMPIDAPDIDNMTGDMETLTKAILEVNNGVVEFADGVSKLNNGVFDLRDGSKQYNDGISTLDESSSEIVDASESIGQALETLNQSLSGESGDMGLGDLKKLETGLTQIAGGLREASAGLTTLKENYSMAYLALDDAMAIIPEHEITEEQIQQLYMSGANKTVVDQLVETYAAARKAKGTYTAVKEAFAAVEPTLEQVSGGMTEMANSLDTMAEGLSSVGDTNPADSLAQLQEGISALSSNYKAFHSGIEEYTDGISQLATSYQEMHKGIEALSEGTGELENGVGKLHDGTSELYEATKDLPDQMKEEVNQMMEEYDKSDFEPVSFVSPKNEKVNSVQFVFKTASIKVEKPVETEEPVEEETGFWARLKALF; from the coding sequence ATGAGGAGAACAAATAAAATTCTACTTGTCTTGGCAGCTGTTCTTTTAGTGGTGCCAAACCTGTTTGTGACGGCTACATCAGATGATTCCAAATCATCCGGAACAGAGGAAAAGACTTCTCATGATAAAGGGACCATCTCCTCAAAGGATGAAGTCGTCTACGCAAAGCTAAGTGCAACGGGTGAAAGACAAGAAATCTATGTGGTAAATATTTTAGATATAGAAAAAGCGGGGCAAGTAGTCGATTATGGCCCATACTCTAGCTTGAAAAACTTAACAGACTTAGCGGAACTTCAGCAAAAGGACGGGGAAGTTGAATTCACAGCTCCAGAGGGCAAATTCTATTATCAAGGGAATATGAATGAGGAATCCTTACCATGGGATGTATCTGTTGCCTATTTATTAGATGGAAAAGAGATTGACCCAAAAGAGCTAGCAGGGAAAGACGGGCATGTCCAAATTCGGATAGCCACGTCTGCAAATGAAGCGGTAGATCCTGTTTTCTTTAACAACTATCTATTACAAATTTCTTTATCTCTGAATTTAGAAAGATACAGCAACATCCAAGCTCCTGATGGGATGCTTGCCAATGCGGGTAAAAATAAGCAAGTGACATTTACCATTATGCCTGAAAAAGAGGAAGAGCTTGTCGTTGAAGCAGATGTTGTGAAGTTTGAGCTTGATGGCATTGATATTACAGCGATTCCATCTTCTATGCCGATTGATGCACCTGACATTGATAACATGACAGGAGATATGGAAACCTTAACGAAAGCCATTCTTGAAGTGAACAATGGAGTAGTAGAATTTGCTGATGGGGTGTCTAAATTAAACAACGGAGTGTTTGATCTTCGTGATGGTTCAAAGCAATATAACGATGGAATTTCAACACTTGATGAATCTTCATCGGAAATTGTGGATGCATCAGAATCGATAGGTCAGGCTCTTGAAACATTGAACCAGTCGCTAAGTGGGGAATCAGGCGATATGGGTCTTGGCGATTTGAAAAAACTTGAGACAGGGCTTACGCAAATAGCGGGTGGTTTAAGAGAAGCGTCTGCTGGATTAACCACGCTTAAAGAAAATTACAGTATGGCCTACCTCGCACTAGATGATGCGATGGCAATCATCCCTGAACATGAAATTACAGAAGAGCAAATTCAGCAGCTTTATATGAGCGGGGCCAACAAAACGGTTGTCGATCAATTAGTAGAAACGTATGCAGCAGCTCGTAAAGCAAAAGGAACGTACACGGCTGTAAAAGAAGCATTTGCAGCAGTCGAGCCAACACTAGAGCAAGTGAGCGGTGGAATGACTGAAATGGCGAACAGCTTAGACACGATGGCAGAGGGGCTATCCTCTGTTGGAGATACAAACCCTGCCGATTCCTTAGCACAACTACAAGAAGGAATCAGCGCTCTATCATCCAACTATAAAGCGTTCCATTCAGGGATTGAAGAATATACCGATGGAATCAGCCAATTAGCGACCTCCTATCAAGAAATGCACAAAGGAATCGAAGCTCTATCGGAAGGAACAGGTGAGCTTGAAAACGGTGTAGGTAAATTGCATGATGGTACATCTGAACTCTATGAAGCGACGAAGGATTTACCTGACCAAATGAAAGAGGAAGTCAATCAAATGATGGAAGAATATGATAAGTCCGATTTCGAACCAGTCTCCTTCGTTTCTCCGAAGAATGAGAAAGTGAATTCCGTGCAGTTTGTCTTCAAGACGGCGAGCATTAAAGTAGAAAAGCCTGTTGAAACGGAAGAGCCGGTTGAAGAAGAGACTGGATTTTGGGCTCGATTGAAGGCTTTGTTTTGA